Proteins encoded by one window of Anabaena sphaerica FACHB-251:
- the proS gene encoding proline--tRNA ligase, which produces MRLSQMLFVTLRDDPADAEIPSHKLLLRAGYIRRIGSGVYAYLPLMWRVLQKVSQIVREEMNATGAQECLLPQLQPSELWKESGRWDTYTKAEGIMFSLIDRREQQLGLGPTHEEVITTVARDMIRSYRQLPLHLYQIQTKFRDEIRPRFGLMRGREFIMKDGYSFHADEESLKKTYQDMYQAYSNMLRRSGLAFRAVEADSGAIGGSGSTEFMVLADAGEDEVLYTEDGKYAANVEKAVSLPVDAEISPFTNFEKRETPGTDTIEKLCEFLKCSPTQIVKNVLYQTIYDNGLTVLVLVNIRGDQEVNEVKLQNELTKLASQFGGKTILSFSVPSTETIATWSAKSLPLGYIAPDIADDYIAGSKQVNSKFVRLVDKTAVELNNFVTGANESGFHVVGANWGEQFKLPELVVDIRKAKLGDRSVHDPTQTLQTARGIEAGHIFQLGTKYSQAMGATYTSEQGEEKPLIMGCYGVGVSRLAQSAVEQSYDKDGIIWPVAIAPYHAIISIPNVNDKQQVEIAEKLYTELNKAGVETLLDDRNERAGVKFKDADLIGIPFRLVTGRAIANGKVEVVKRANRESQEIAIDEVVNTLQQWIKDAIES; this is translated from the coding sequence AAATAGTCCGGGAAGAAATGAACGCCACCGGCGCACAAGAATGTTTATTACCGCAGTTACAACCGTCTGAGTTATGGAAAGAGTCGGGACGCTGGGATACTTATACGAAAGCTGAGGGGATCATGTTTTCTCTCATCGACAGAAGGGAACAGCAATTAGGACTTGGTCCAACTCACGAGGAAGTAATTACAACTGTTGCCCGTGATATGATTCGCTCATATCGGCAATTACCGCTTCATCTTTATCAAATTCAAACTAAATTTCGTGATGAAATTCGTCCTCGTTTCGGTTTAATGCGGGGTAGAGAATTTATCATGAAAGATGGTTATTCTTTCCATGCTGATGAGGAAAGTCTGAAAAAAACCTACCAGGATATGTACCAAGCATACAGTAATATGCTACGCCGTTCTGGTTTGGCCTTTCGTGCGGTGGAAGCTGACTCTGGTGCTATTGGTGGTTCTGGTTCGACAGAATTTATGGTGTTAGCAGATGCGGGAGAAGATGAAGTTCTCTACACCGAAGATGGGAAATATGCAGCGAATGTAGAAAAAGCGGTTTCTTTACCTGTGGATGCAGAAATTTCACCTTTTACCAACTTTGAAAAACGGGAAACACCAGGAACAGACACAATAGAAAAACTTTGCGAGTTTCTCAAATGTTCTCCTACCCAAATTGTAAAAAACGTTTTATATCAAACTATTTATGACAACGGTTTGACTGTTTTGGTATTGGTAAATATTCGGGGTGATCAGGAAGTTAATGAAGTCAAATTACAAAACGAATTGACTAAATTAGCTTCCCAATTCGGTGGTAAAACTATCCTTTCTTTCAGTGTACCTAGTACAGAAACAATTGCAACCTGGTCTGCAAAATCTTTACCTTTAGGTTACATTGCACCAGATATTGCTGATGATTATATTGCTGGTAGTAAACAGGTAAATTCAAAATTTGTGCGGTTGGTGGATAAAACTGCTGTGGAGTTAAATAACTTTGTCACTGGTGCAAATGAAAGCGGTTTCCATGTAGTTGGTGCAAATTGGGGTGAGCAGTTTAAATTACCTGAATTAGTAGTAGATATTCGGAAGGCCAAATTAGGCGATCGCTCTGTTCACGACCCAACCCAAACCCTACAAACAGCTAGAGGTATCGAAGCCGGTCACATTTTTCAACTCGGTACAAAATACTCTCAAGCTATGGGCGCAACTTATACTAGTGAACAAGGGGAAGAAAAACCTTTAATTATGGGTTGTTATGGTGTGGGTGTGTCCCGTTTAGCACAATCAGCGGTTGAGCAATCTTATGATAAAGATGGGATAATTTGGCCAGTAGCGATCGCACCTTATCACGCTATTATCTCGATTCCCAATGTGAACGATAAGCAACAAGTGGAAATAGCCGAAAAACTCTACACAGAACTGAATAAAGCAGGTGTAGAAACGTTGCTCGATGACCGTAACGAACGAGCCGGAGTTAAGTTTAAAGATGCAGATTTAATCGGCATTCCCTTTAGACTTGTTACAGGTAGAGCGATCGCTAATGGTAAAGTTGAAGTTGTAAAACGGGCAAACCGTGAATCTCAAGAAATCGCCATTGACGAAGTTGTAAATACATTACAACAATGGATTAAAGACGCGATAGAAAGCTAA
- a CDS encoding GUN4 domain-containing protein, whose product MNTNKLVLAADVDAQKLDTLLAAGNWKEADYETARIILKIAKREKEGVLGLEDIKNFPIEILLMIDQLWVKYSNGHFGFSIQRQIYQSLGGTQKDYQKTWQAFCEQIGWRQAGKWLNYKDIDCNLTAPKAHLPSRAWGCIVAWWWVVQWNEAILARIYLLSHPDL is encoded by the coding sequence ATGAATACAAATAAATTAGTTTTAGCAGCAGATGTTGACGCTCAAAAACTAGATACACTATTAGCAGCAGGTAACTGGAAAGAAGCAGACTATGAAACAGCAAGAATAATTCTGAAAATAGCAAAAAGAGAAAAAGAAGGTGTTTTAGGATTAGAAGATATTAAAAACTTTCCCATTGAAATCCTATTGATGATTGATCAATTGTGGGTAAAATACAGCAATGGTCACTTCGGTTTTTCTATCCAGAGACAGATTTATCAAAGTTTAGGAGGAACACAAAAAGATTATCAAAAAACTTGGCAAGCTTTTTGTGAGCAAATAGGATGGAGACAAGCAGGAAAATGGTTAAACTACAAAGATATTGATTGTAATTTAACAGCACCAAAAGCCCACCTTCCTAGTCGTGCTTGGGGGTGTATAGTGGCGTGGTGGTGGGTAGTTCAGTGGAATGAAGCTATATTAGCGAGGATTTATCTTCTCTCTCATCCAGATTTGTAA